CCCGGCAAGGACATCACGCTCGGCATCGGCTCGATCCGCGGCATCGAGAGCCGCGGCATGCTGTGCTCCGGCGCCGAGCTGGAGATCTCCAGCGACCATGACGGCATCCTCGACCTGCCGGCCGACGCGCCGGTCGGCGCGCCCTACGCCGCCTGGGCCGGCCTCGACGATCCCATCATCGAGATCAACCTCACGCCGAACCGGCCCGATTGCACCGGCGTCGCCGGCATCGCCCGCGACCTCGCCGCCGCCGGCCTCGGCCGGCTGAAGACCCCGCCCGTCCCCGCCGTCGAGGGCCGGGGCCCCTGCCCAGTCTCGGTGACGCTCGACTTCGGCGACGGCCCCTCGCTCTGCCCCGCCTTCGCCCTGCGCCTGGTGCGCGGCGTGCGGAACGGCCCCTCGCCGGACTGGCTGCAGCGCCGCCTCACCGCCATCGGCCTCAGGCCCATCAACGCCCTGGTCGACATCACCAACTACGTCACCTTCGATCGCGGCCGGCCGCTGCACGTCTTCGATGCGGCCAAGGTGAAGGGCGATCTCACGGTGCGCCGCGCCCGGGAGGGCGAGAGCGTGCTGGCGCTCGACGGCAGGACCTATGCGCTCGACCCGACCATGTGCGTCATCGCCGACGGCGGCGGCGTGGAATCGATCGCCGGCATCATGGGCGGCGAGCATTCGGGCTGCGACGCCGCCACCACCGACGTGCTGATCGAATCCGCCCTGTGGGAGCCGCTCAACGTCGCCCGCACCGGCCGGACGCTGGGCATCAACACCGATGCGCGCTACCGCTTCGAGCGCGGCGTCGACCCGGCCTTCATGGTGCCGGGCGCCGAGCTTGCGACCGCGCTGGTGCTGGAGCTGTGCGGGGGTGAGCCGACCGAGCTCACGATGGCCGGCGCCGTGCCGGGCAAGGCCGCGCCGATCGCCTTCCCGCTCGCCGAGGTCCGGCGCCTGACCGGACTCGACACGCCGGAGGCCGAGATCCTGCGCATCCTCGCCTCGCTCGGCTTCGAGATCGCCGGCAACGGCCCGGTGCGCTCGGTGACGCCGCCGACCTGGCGTCCCGACATCGAGGGCAAGGCCGACCTCGTCGAGGAGGTGATGCGCATCGTCGGCGTCGACGCCATTCCGGTGACGCCGCTGCCGCGCGAAGCCCATGTGCCGGCCCCGGTGCTCACCCCGATCCAGAAGCGCACGCGCCTGGCCAAGCGGGCGCTGGCCGCCCGCGGCCTGATGGAGGCGGTCACCTGGTCCTTCATCGCCCGGGCGCAGGCCGTGCTGTTCGGCGGCGGCCAGCCGGCCCTGGCGCTCGCCAACCCGATCGCTGCCGACCTCTCCGACATGCGCCCGAGCCTGATCCCGGGCCTGGCGGCGGCGGCGCAGCGCAATGCCGACCGCGGCAATGGCGACGTCGCCCTGTTCGAGGTCGGCCAGGTGTTCCGGGGCGACAAGCCGGAGGACCAGAAGATCGCCGCCGCCGGCCTGCGGCGCGGCCTCGCCCGGCCGGGTGGCGGCGGCCGCCACTGGTCGGCGCCCGCCGCGCCGGCAGGCGCGTTCGACGCCAAGGAGGACGCGCTGGCGCTGCTCGGCGCCCTCGGCGCGCCGGTCGACAAGCTGCAGATCGTGCCCGGCGGTCCGGCCTGGTTCCATCCCGGCCGCTCCGGCACGATCCAGCTCGGGCCGCAGACCGTGATCGGCTGGTTCGGCGAGCTGCATCCCGCCGCGCTGGAGGGCCTCGACGTCGCCGGGCCGCTCGCCGCCTTCGAGATCGTGCTCGACCAGATCCCGCTGTCCAAGCCCAAGCCGACCAAGAGCCGCGGCGTGCTCGACGTCTCGGCCTTCCAGCCGGTGACGCGCGACCTCGCCTTCGTGGTCGACCGCTCCGTCAAGGCCGCCGACATCGTCAAGACCGCGCTGGGCGCCGACAAGAAGCTCGTGGCGGACGTGGCGGTGTTCGACGTCTACGAGGGCCGCGGCGTCGAGCCCGGCGCCAAGTCGGTCGCCGTCGCCGTCACGCTGCAGCCGCGCGAGAAGACCCTCACGGATGCGGAGATCGAGGCGGTGGTCGGCCGCATCGTCGCCGAGGTCGCCAGGAAGACCGGCGCGACCCTGAGGGCCTGAGGAGAGGGCGGCCGGCCAAGCAGGTTCTCTCGAACCTGCTTGCACTTGCTAGTCTGAGCAGCATTGATTTTGCATGGAAGATGCAAAATCAAGTCGTGGCCGAGGCCACGAGAAGCTGCTCAGGGCCGGCCGCCGCATCAACCCTTCGTTTACCACACCGCCGGGAATCCGCCGCCCCGCGCCGTCCGCAGCCCTCCCGGCGCGCGGATTGCGATTGCTTCGACATCCCGACCCTAGCATCCCTGACCGGGACAGGAGCGCAGATGACGAAGGCACAGAGCGGCATGCACGTCCCGGCCCGGGACGAGGGGCGCGTCCCCTGGGTGGATTATGCCAAGGGCCTGTGCATCATCATGGTGGTGATGATGCACACCACGCTCGGCGTCGAGAAGGCGGCCGGCACGGTGAGCTGGCTCAACGCCGCCATCGAGTTCGCCCGGCCCTTCCGCATGCCGGACTTCTTCCTGATCTCGGGCCTGTTCCTGGCGCGGGTCATCGGCCGCGACTGGCGCACCTATCTCGACCGGAAAGTGGTGCATTTCCTGTATTTCTACGTGCTCTGGGTCGTCATCCAGTGGGCGATGAAGGACGTCTATCCGGCCTACAAGGCCGGCGATCCCGCCGGCGCCGGCTGGGACCTGCTGTCGGCCGTCTGGGACCCGCCGGGCACGCTGTGGTTCATCTACATGCTGCCGATCTTCTTCGTGCTGGCCAAGCTGGTGCGGCCGCTGCCGCCGGTGCTGGTGCTCGGCGCGGCGGCGCTGCTGCAGGCCTGGCCGCGCGACAGCGCCTTCCTGCAGGACAGCGGCCTGTTCATGGTCGACGAGTTCTGCGAGCGCCTGGTGTTCTTCCTGGCCGGCACCTATGCCGCCGAATACGTGTTCCGCTTCGCCGACCTGGTCGACCGCCATCGCCGCCTCGCTCTCGGCGGCCTGGCGCTCTGGGGCCTCGTCAACGGCCTCCTGGTCCAGGCCGGCATCGCCCATGCCCCGGTGGTCGGCCTGCTGCTCGGCCTCGTCGGCGCCCTGGCCGTGATCACCACGGGCGTGCTGCTCAGCGCCGTGAACTGGCTCGGCGCGCTGCGGTATTGCGGCCAGCATTCCCTGGTCGTCTATCTCGCCTTCTTCGTGCCGATGGCCTTCCTGCGCACGGTGCTGCTCAAGCTCGGCGTGATCGACGACCTCGGCACGCTCTCCCTCCTCATCACCGCCGTCTCGGTGGTGCTGCCGCTCATCCTGCACCGGGTGGTGAAGGGCGGGCCGCTGCGCTTCCTGTTCGAGCGCCCGGCCTGGGCCTGGATCGCGCCGAAGCGCCCCGCCGTGCCGCGCGAGCGCCTGGCGATGGTGGCGGCCGAATAGGCTGCGCGGGTCGGGGCGGGGCCTGGCACGGCCGGCGGAATCTGCCTAAGACTCTGTCGGCGCGGGCTGCGGCCGCTGCGCCAAGCAGCTTTTCGTGGCTTCGGCCACGACTTGATTTTGCATTTTCCATGCAAGATCAAGTCTGCTCGGACTACGAAGTGTAAGCAGGTTCGAGAAAGCCTGCCGAGCCGAAGAGACCGCATGCCCGAGCCCACCCCTCCCGCGCCCGTCAGGACGCGCCGCGTCCTCTACATCTCCGGCTTCGACCCGGCCGGGCCGGGCCGCTACCACGCGCTCTATCGCGAGCAGGCGGCGCGGCAGGACAGGCACAACGGCCTCGGCATCGCAGTCGGACCGCGCAGCACGGCGGTGCCGGACGTGGTCTCCTGGACCGTCCGGGCCATCGCCGGCGGCGAGCCGATCGCCGGCGAGGCGGTCGCCATCACCTACGACTTCCTGCGCTACGACAACATCATGCGCCGCCACTGGGCCCGCGGCGACGCCGCCCTGCTCGGCCAGATCGCGGCGACGGCCTGGCGCACCCTCGTCAACGGCCAGTGGCTGGCCGTGCTGCGCACCTCCTGGCCGATCGGCATCACCATCACCGTCCCGACGGTGCTCGCCCTCGTCCTGGTGCTGATCGCCGCGGTCGTGCCGCTGCTGCCGGTCCTGTTCGGCGCGCCCTGGTGGGCGCCGGCCCTCGCCTACCCCCCCTGCATCGCCGGGGCCTGGTGGCTGCGCCGGCGGGTCGAGGCCAGGACGCACCCGTTCTGGATCGCCCGCATCACCCATTTCACCGCGCTGCAGGCGCTCGGCCGCATCCCCGGCCTGGAGGAACGGCTCGACCGCTTCGCCGACCTGATCGCCGCGGCCGCCGCCGATCCCGGCCAGGACGAGGTGCTGGTGGTCGGCCACAGCATCGGCTCGCAGCTCGCCGCCTCGGCCGTGGCGCGGGCCCTGCCGCGGCTCGACGCCGCCGCCCTCGGCCGCCTCTCCCTCCTCACCCTCGGCCAGACCCTGCCGCTGCTCGGACTGCATCCGGCCGCCGCCGCCTTCCGCGCCGAGGTGGCGAGCCTGAAGGCCTGCCCCGGCCTCACCTGGATCGACTTCAGCGCTCCGCCCGATCCCGCCTGCTTCCCGCTCACCGATCCGGGCCGGGCGATCGGCCTGCCCCCCTCCGGCGCGGCCGCCCGGCCCAAGCTCGTCAACCCGCATTTCGCCCGGCTGTTCGACGCCTCCCGCTACGCCGACGCCAAGCACGACTGGCACGCCATGCATTTCCAATACCTCATGGCGTCCGACCACAAAGGCGACTATGACTACTTCGCGATCACCGCCGGAAGATTGAGCCTCGGCGATCGCTTTCAGGCACTCGACAGCGCGGAGAATTTCGACAGGTTCCGCCTCTTCAAGACATGGCCAGTTTCACCCCGCCTTACCCGAAGCCACCCAAGAAGAAACACAATGCCCTGATGCGCCTGATCAAGGCGCGCAAATGTGGGATCTCGGTGCTGTTCGAGCGCGCCTATTCCATGAAGGCGGGGCGCGTGTGGTCGCTGCGCGGCTTCTACTACATGCTGAACGAGCCGGCGGAGGTCCGCCGCATCCTGACCGAGGATGCGGAGAAATATCCCAAGAGCCTCTTGATGGGCACGATGCTGCAGCTCCTCATCGGCAACAGCATCTTCGTCAGCCAGGGCAAGGTGTGGCGTCGCCAGCGCCGCATGATGGACCCCGCCTTCGAGAACGCCCGCATCCGCGACGTCTTCCCGCAGATGCTGGCGGCGACGCAGGCGATGGAGCAGCGCCTCGACGCCCTCGTCGGCGCCGAGCAGCGCGAGATCGGCATCGACATCGAGACCACCCATATCGCCGCCGACATCATCTTCCGCACCATCTTCTCCACCACCTTCGGACGCGAGGAGGCGGAGATCGTGTTCTCCTCCTTCACCCGCTTCCAGGAGATCGCCTACGCCTACGGCATCGCCCGCATCGCCGGGATCCCGGCCTGGCTGATGCCCGGAGCCCGCTGGCGCGCCGCCCGCGCCGCCCGCCGCATCCGCGTCATCCTCGACCGCCTGGTGCGCCAGCGCTACGACGCCCACCAGGCCAAGGCCGCGGGGGCGCCGACCAACGACATCCTCGCCGCTCTCCTGGAGGCGCGCGATCCCGACGACGGCACGCCCTTCGCCTTCTGGGAGCTGGCCGAGCAGATCGCCATGCTGTTCCTCGCCGGCCACGAGACCTCGGCGAGCGGCCTCGCCTGGTCGCTCTACCTCATCGCCGCCTGCCCGCACATCCAGGACAAGCTCCTGGCCGAGGCGGAGGCGGTGCTCGGCGAGCGGGAGCCGCGCTTTTCCGACATGAAGCGCCTCGCCTATTGCCGCGACGTGTTCCGCGAGGCGCTGCGGCTCTACCCGCCGGTCGCCTTCCTCCTGCGCGACGCCAGCGAGCGCTGCCCGGTCTACAACAAGACCGCCGAGGCGGGCGAGACGGTGATCATCTCGCCCTGGCTGGTGCAGCGCCACCGCGAGCTCTGGGAGCGGCCGGACGAGTTCGATCCCGACCGGTTCTCCACCCCGGCGGGCGAGGCCTCGGCGCGCTGCGCCTACCTGCCCTTCAGCCAGGGGCCGCGGGTGTGCATCGGCGCGGCCTTCGCCCTGCAGGAGGCGACGCTGGTGCTGGCGAGCCTGGTGCGCCGCTTCGAGTTCGCGCTGGTGCCGGGCCACACGCCCGAGCCGGTCGCGCGCCTGACGCTGCGCTCCGAGAACGGCGTGCGCCTGCTGGTGCGCCGGCGCGCCCCGCGCGAGCGCGCCGAGCCGGCCTACGACGCCACGCCCTCGGCAGCGGCCGCGGGATCGTCGCCCCAGACCATGCTGCGATAGTCGAAGCCGCGCTCGATCGTCGGCTTCACCACGGCGAAATAGGGCGAGAGGTCGAAGTCGCGCGGCGCGAACAGGGAATGGTGCCGGATGTGCAGGATCTCGCGGGCGGAATAGTCGCCCGAGGCCTCGATGCGCGGCAGGATGGGGTAGCGCACGCTCTCGAAGGCCTGGGCGATCAGCGTCGAGCAGATCGTGCGTGTCGGCTCGCCCGAGCCCATGGCGATCATCCGCCGCCGCCAGCGCGTCGGCACCGGCAGCGGCACGAGGTAGCGCAGCATGTCGGTGACGTTCTTGACGTCGTAGTCGAGCCCGACATGGTCGTGCATATGCGCCACGACCCGCGCCCGGTCCGGCGCGGTGAGCCCCACCGGGCGGCAGACCCGCACGTGGGCCTCGCGATATTTCGACAGCGGCGCGGTGACCACGCCCTCGCCGAGATTGGCCTCGACCAGGACATGCGGCTCGCCCTCGGCCGTCATCCGGCCGGCGATCGGCCCGACATACATCGCCGCATGCGACCAGGTGGACTGGGTCAGGTATTTGATCACCGCCGAGACGCGGCTGTTGCCCTCGACCAGGATCACGTCGGCCGGCCGCAGCGCGGCGGCGAGCGCCGCGGCATCGGGCGGCGTCGAGGGCTCGTAGCCCTTGATGGGCCGGTCGAGCATCGTGGCGACCCAGCCGCCGATCCTGTCCAAGTGCCGCCCCGACATGTGAACCTCACGCCCGGATTGCCGGCGCCCCTGCCGAAACGCCGCCAGACTGGCATGGATTTCCTACGAATTTGGTGCAAGCCCGCACACGGCGCGTTACGGCGCGGCCCAAGCTTGGCTATGCATGGTCGCAGCGATTCGCCGGACGGGAGCTCCCATGACCCTCTTCGACGTGGCAGAAGCCATCATCCTCGGCATCGTCGAGGGCCTGACCGAGTTCATCCCGGTCTCCTCCACCGGCCATCTGCTGCTCGCCGCGCATTTCCTGAAGTTCGAGGGCAGCAACAGCTTCGAGATCCTGATCCAGCTCGGCGCCATCCTGGCGCTGCTGGCCGTCTATGCGGAGAAGCTGTGGCGCATCGCCGTCGCCCTGCCGCACGACAGGGAGGCGCAGCATTTCGTCATCGGCGTGCTGCTCGCCTTCCTGCCCGCCGCCGTGATCGGCGCGCTGCTGCACGGCTTCATCAAGGACTATCTCTTCAACGTGCACATCGTCTGCTACGCCCTGATCGCCGGCGGCCTGGTGCTGATCGCCATCGACGAGATGCCACTGCAGAAGCGCTTCGCCAACGCCTATGTCATGTCCTTGCCGACCTACTTCAAGATCGGCCTGTTCCAGTGCCTGGCGATGATCCCCGGCGTGTCGCGCTCGGGCGCCACCATCGTCGGCGCCATGCTGCTCGGCGCCGACAAGCGCTCGGCAGCGGAGTTCTCCTTCTTCCTCGCCATGCCGACCATGTTCGGCGCCTTCGTCTTCGACCTCGCCAAGAGCTACAAGACGATCAGCTTCGGCGACGGCACCCTGATCGCCGTCGGCTTCATCGCCGCGTTCATCTCCGGCTGGTTCGTGGTCAAGGGCCTGCTCGACTTCGTCTCCAAGCGCGGCTTCGCCGTGTTCGGCTGGTGGCGCATCATCGTCGGCGTGCTCGGCCTGGCGGCGCTCTACATCTGGGGATAGCTCTCAGAGCCTGAGGCTCGCCAGCGCACGCAGCGGCAGCGGCCAGACGGGATCCTCCAGCCTCACGGCGTGCGGCACCGGAAAGGCCTCGAACAGGCCGGTCGGGTCGACGTCGGCCGGCACATGGCCGGCATCGATCGCCGCGATCGCCGCCTTCCAGTCGGTCTCCTCCACCCTGTCCTGGCCATAGGCGAGAAAACGCGGCCGCCGCGTGCCGGAATAGAAGTCGCGCAGGCGATGGTCCATCATCGCATCCGAATCCCTGGCGTCCAGGGTCACCGGGCCGTCGCCATGGGGAGCGAACCAGGCGCAGGGTATGCCGTAGGCCTCGGCGATGACCATGCCGTGGAAGCTGGTCGAGAGGATCCGGCGGCAGGCGGCGATCTCGCGCGTCTTGGCCCGGAGCGCCTCGAGCGTCGGCGCGCTCAACGTGTTGATGATGCGGATCTTGCCGGCGAGCGCCTCGGGGATGCGGTAGCGCCGGAACGCCGCCTGCGCCCCGGCCTCCGGCGTCTGCCGCTCCAGCTCGCTGAGGTGCAGGATCACCCCGAGCTCGTGCGTCTTCTCCACGCCGTCCATCGGAAAGATCCGGGGCAGGAACCAGACCGGATCGCCATAGGCCTCGGGCACGGCAATGCCCTCGGCCCGCAGCACCGCGGCCGTCCGGGGCCCGCGCACGGCGTGGACCCGGAACACCGTGTCCGGCGGCCGGACATAGCGCCTGGTCTCCGGATTCACCGCGTTGCGGGTGGCGTCGAGGCCCGTGCCCCACAGATGCACCGTGCCGAACTTCATGGCATGCGCGATCGTGCCGACCGCCACCAGCCGCTCGGCATCGCGGTGGAAGTTCGTGCGCGCGATCGGTCGTCCCGACATGACGCAGACGATCACCGCGCTCAGCGCGTCGCCGAGATTGGCGAACGGCGTTCCCGGCTTGGTCCAGCACCAGGCGAGCGGCAGCGCCGGCAAGGCCGGGCGCAGGCGCGCCAGAGGTGACCGGCTTTCGCGCGGGGCCAGCGCGGCGCGATGGCGCGAACGGGCCACCGCACCGGCAACGCGCTTGCCGTGCAGCGCCCCGGCGGCCAGCCAGCCGCGCAGACCGCTGCCGCGCCGCGGCCCTGCCGCCTCGGCGAACAGCCGCGCGATCCGGCGATCGTCCCAGACCGTCCGTCCCGCCTCCGGCGCGATCGGCGCGACCTCGAGCGGAAAGGCCGCGAGCAGCGCATCCGTATCGGGCGCCGAAGGCTGCCAGGCCGTGTCGACGGCGCGCATCACCTTCGCCCAGTCGGTCTCGGTGCCCGGGTCCTGGCCGTAGACCGGGATGGCCCGTCGGCCGAGGCCGGCATAGAGGTCGACGATGCGGGCATCCATCGCCGCGTCGGGGTCGAGCGCCCGACTGGCCAGGCCGCCTGCCGGCTCTGGCGAAAAATACAAGCAGGGAATGCCGTAGCTCTCCGCGAGAGCCAGGCCGTAGAGGCTGGTCGACACCAGCCGCCGGCAGGCCAGGATCGTGTCGAGCTTGGCCCTCACCCCCTCGGCCGAGGCGGGGACGAGCGTGTTGATCATCACGACGTGCTCGCGCATGTCAGCGGGAATGCGGTAGCGGCGATGCGCCTCCCAGACGCTCGCTTCCGCCGTCAGGGCCGACAGCTCGGAGACGTGCACGATCACGCCGAGGTCCCAGCGCTTGGGCACCGCCGCGGCATGGAAGCGGGGCAGAAGGAAGACCGGGTCACCATGGGGCCGGCTGCCCGGCGGGATGCCCATCAGCGCCGCCGAGAGCGGGCCGCGCGTGGCGGCGACATCGCGATCGAGGCCTTCCGGCAGCCGGAAGCGGATCTGCTCGTGCGCCGGGGCGGACGGATCCTGCCAGGGCGAGCATCCCGTGCCCCAGAAGCTGACGCCCCCGCCCCGCAGCGCCTGTCCGATCGTGCCGCCGGCCGCCAGGCGCGGAGCGTCGCCCTCGAAAGGGGCGCGCCGGACGGCGAGCCCCGACACCAGCGTCACGAGCAACGGGCTGAGCGCGTCGCCGAGATTGAGGCAGCCGCCCGGCTTGGCGGCGCCCCAGGCGAGCGGAATCACGCCCGCTTGCGCGACCAGGCGGCGCAGCGCCCCGCTCATCCCACCGCCCCCGGGCGGGTCTCGCCGAGGGGCAGGCGTCGGCCGGCCGGCGCGACGGTTCTTTCTGCACGCTCAGCGCAGTCAGTGCAGTCAGCACGGTTCATGCCGTCCTCATGGCACGGCGGGAGCGCCGGGTACAGCCCCGACCGGCCGCGTCCGGATCCGTCGTCGATGCCGCAGCGTCATCCAGAGGCCTCGATCCGCTGGCAGCGTCGACGCAATTGCGGCATAAAGATGCGGGCACCGTCGGCGCTCCCTGCCGCATCATCGAGGACCATCATCGAAACCGTGCGACGCGCGACCAGACGAAGCTTTCCCCCGGCCGCCCGCACGAGACGCGGCGGCGCCAGTCTCGACGGCCCGCGCCCCGCGGCGCCGATCCGATGCGCGCCGGAGCCCGGGGCTCCGCTTTTGGAAGACGATCGATTTATCAGACTTGCTTGATGTTTCGGAGAACGCAATGACGTCCACCAAGACGGTCACTGACGAGAATTTTCAACTGTTCAGAAGCTCGGACCTGGTGCCCAGCGCCTGGAAGCGCACCATCGCCGCCGCGCCCGACCACGATGCCGCCACCGACTCCGAAACCGACGCCGAAGGCGCGGCCAAACCGGGCAGGATCAAGTTCCGCGTCTTCAATCCGACGATGGTCGCCACCGACCAGGGATATGCCCTGGCCTATCGCGTCGTCGACGAGGAGCACAATATCCGCCGCCTGGCGACGTGCCGGCTGACCAAGAACCTCAAGGTCGTCCGGAACAGCGTCACGCCGCTGTCCGACATCGTCACCTTCGCCTCCAGGAGCGAGCTCAACGAGCGGGCCCTGACCTGGCATGCGGACCCGCGCTATTTCCGCCTCGGCGGCAAGATCTACATGCTGTGGAACGACGGCGCCAACAAGCCGGAGAACCACCAGTTCCTGCAGGAGATGTCCGAGGACGGCCTGCGCCCGGTCGGCCCGGCGCGCGAGGTGGTCACCGACCTGGAGCGCCGCTCGGTCGAGAAGAACTGGATGTTCTTCGAGAACGACAAAGGTGTCTGGGCGATCTACGCGATCTATCCGCACCATGTGCTGGCGGTCGATCTGAGCGACCCGGACGTGGTGACGTGCAAGAATGCGTCGGAGAGCCTCTGGGACAGCGAGTACAACCAGTTCTACGGCGTGCTGCGCGGCAGCGCCCAGCCGATCCGCCACGGCGAGGACTTCCTGACCATCGCCCATTCCAGCTACAAGACCACCAAGGGGCGCATCTACCAGGCCTGCTTCTACAAGTTCGACCTGGAGTCTCCGTTCAAGGTCACGCAGGCGTCCCGGCGCCCGTTCGAGGTGCCCAACCCGATCGGCGACCATTTCAGCATGCCCCGCCTCAATCCCGAGGTGCACAAGGTCGTCTACCCCTGCGGGTTCGTGCAGGCCGATGATAAGCTGCTGATCTCCTTCGGCATCAACGACGAGCTCTGCGCCGTCGCCACGGTCGGCCTGCAGGACGTGCTGGAGTCGATGTCGCCGGTGGATCGCCCGGCGTCGGCAACCGTCCCGGCCACCGTGGCGACCGTCCCGGCCACCGTGGCGCCCGCCGCTGCGAGCCCGGCCAAGGCCAACGGCAAGGCCGACGTGTCTCTGCCGGTGTTCTGGTGGAACGCCGCCGGCAAGAAGTTCGACGGCCAGTTCGGCAACCGCAACTTCAAGATCGGCAATTTCGGCGACATCGCCGCCGCCGAAACGGTGGAGCGGCTGACGGGCGGCCGCGTCCGGGTGCCGGGCAAGGACGAGCGCAAGATCCTGACCATCGGCTCGGTGCTGCATACCGCGCGCGACGGCGACATCGTCTGGGGCACCGGCGCGAAGGGCACCAAGATGGAGCTCGACCCCTCGGTCAAGCACCTCCACGCCTATGCCTGCCGCGGGCCGCTGACCCTCGGCGTGCTGCTGCGCTCGGGCATCGACATCTCGAAGATCCGGCATTTCTTCGATCCGGGCTGCCTGGTGCCGCGGCTCTACGCCAAGGAGATCGCCGCCTGGAAGGCCTCGCCCAACTATCGGCCTGGCGGGATCAGGGTGGTGCCGCACTACCGCGACGACCTCCTGTTCCGGCGCGAATATCCCGAATATTCCGACAGCTTCGTCTCGGTCGACTGCACCCCGCTCGGCATGGTCGAGGCGCTGCTCGGCGCCGACGTCGTCGTCTCCAGCTCCCTGCACGGCGTCATCTTCGCCGAGGCGCTGGGCATCCCGGCCTATTGGCACGTGCCGATCGGCGGCGAGGACGACCTCAAGTTCTACGATTACTACTACGGCACCGGCCGCCACCAGGTGAAGCGCTTCGACACCCTTCACGAGGCGCTCAGGGCCGAGCCGATGGAGCTGCCGAAGCTCGATTTCGACGCCTATCTCGATACCTTCCCCGAAGGCGAGATGATGGTCCTGTCGGGCCGCAAGCCCGCGGCCGGCAAGTCCGCGGCGGCGCCGAAACCGGTGGCGCAGGCCAAGCCTCAGCCCGAGCCGCAACCGGCGCCGGTGCTGCCGCCGCCGGTGCGGGAGGACAAGGCCGCCAACGGCGCCCTCACGCTCGTGGCCGCCGCGCCGAAGCCGCAGATCGAGTACGAGAACTTCCTGCCGAGCTCGGCCGACGGAAGCTGGGGCTTCGGCAACCAGTCGGAGATCCGCACCACGGTGCCCGACACCGAGTCGGGCAAGCGCGTCATCGTCGCGCTGCAGCTCAAGCCCTTCAATCCGGCGCTGTTCCGGCGGCCGCAAAGCGTCAGGATCCTGGTCAACGGCTCCTATGCCGCGACCGCCGAATGGCCGCGGGGCAACGAGACGGCGCTCGATCTTCGCCTCGCCGTCCAGACGAACCACGACAAGACCCCGATCGCGCTGACCTTCCAGGCGCGCAATGCCCGCACGCCCCGGTCCCTGGCCCAGCCCTCCCACCCGCTGGCCTCGCACCAGATCTCGTTCTGCGTCAAGGACCTGACCGTGCT
This portion of the Labrys wisconsinensis genome encodes:
- the pheT gene encoding phenylalanine--tRNA ligase subunit beta, with protein sequence MKFTLSWLKDHLDTDASLDAVVETLTRIGLEVERVEDRARALAPFTIAAVVSAEQHPNADKLRVCMVDTGSGSPVQVVCGAPNARAGMRSVFSPPGTYIPGKDITLGIGSIRGIESRGMLCSGAELEISSDHDGILDLPADAPVGAPYAAWAGLDDPIIEINLTPNRPDCTGVAGIARDLAAAGLGRLKTPPVPAVEGRGPCPVSVTLDFGDGPSLCPAFALRLVRGVRNGPSPDWLQRRLTAIGLRPINALVDITNYVTFDRGRPLHVFDAAKVKGDLTVRRAREGESVLALDGRTYALDPTMCVIADGGGVESIAGIMGGEHSGCDAATTDVLIESALWEPLNVARTGRTLGINTDARYRFERGVDPAFMVPGAELATALVLELCGGEPTELTMAGAVPGKAAPIAFPLAEVRRLTGLDTPEAEILRILASLGFEIAGNGPVRSVTPPTWRPDIEGKADLVEEVMRIVGVDAIPVTPLPREAHVPAPVLTPIQKRTRLAKRALAARGLMEAVTWSFIARAQAVLFGGGQPALALANPIAADLSDMRPSLIPGLAAAAQRNADRGNGDVALFEVGQVFRGDKPEDQKIAAAGLRRGLARPGGGGRHWSAPAAPAGAFDAKEDALALLGALGAPVDKLQIVPGGPAWFHPGRSGTIQLGPQTVIGWFGELHPAALEGLDVAGPLAAFEIVLDQIPLSKPKPTKSRGVLDVSAFQPVTRDLAFVVDRSVKAADIVKTALGADKKLVADVAVFDVYEGRGVEPGAKSVAVAVTLQPREKTLTDAEIEAVVGRIVAEVARKTGATLRA
- a CDS encoding acyltransferase family protein; this translates as MTKAQSGMHVPARDEGRVPWVDYAKGLCIIMVVMMHTTLGVEKAAGTVSWLNAAIEFARPFRMPDFFLISGLFLARVIGRDWRTYLDRKVVHFLYFYVLWVVIQWAMKDVYPAYKAGDPAGAGWDLLSAVWDPPGTLWFIYMLPIFFVLAKLVRPLPPVLVLGAAALLQAWPRDSAFLQDSGLFMVDEFCERLVFFLAGTYAAEYVFRFADLVDRHRRLALGGLALWGLVNGLLVQAGIAHAPVVGLLLGLVGALAVITTGVLLSAVNWLGALRYCGQHSLVVYLAFFVPMAFLRTVLLKLGVIDDLGTLSLLITAVSVVLPLILHRVVKGGPLRFLFERPAWAWIAPKRPAVPRERLAMVAAE
- a CDS encoding cytochrome P450 is translated as MRLIKARKCGISVLFERAYSMKAGRVWSLRGFYYMLNEPAEVRRILTEDAEKYPKSLLMGTMLQLLIGNSIFVSQGKVWRRQRRMMDPAFENARIRDVFPQMLAATQAMEQRLDALVGAEQREIGIDIETTHIAADIIFRTIFSTTFGREEAEIVFSSFTRFQEIAYAYGIARIAGIPAWLMPGARWRAARAARRIRVILDRLVRQRYDAHQAKAAGAPTNDILAALLEARDPDDGTPFAFWELAEQIAMLFLAGHETSASGLAWSLYLIAACPHIQDKLLAEAEAVLGEREPRFSDMKRLAYCRDVFREALRLYPPVAFLLRDASERCPVYNKTAEAGETVIISPWLVQRHRELWERPDEFDPDRFSTPAGEASARCAYLPFSQGPRVCIGAAFALQEATLVLASLVRRFEFALVPGHTPEPVARLTLRSENGVRLLVRRRAPRERAEPAYDATPSAAAAGSSPQTMLR
- a CDS encoding lipo-like protein, giving the protein MDRIGGWVATMLDRPIKGYEPSTPPDAAALAAALRPADVILVEGNSRVSAVIKYLTQSTWSHAAMYVGPIAGRMTAEGEPHVLVEANLGEGVVTAPLSKYREAHVRVCRPVGLTAPDRARVVAHMHDHVGLDYDVKNVTDMLRYLVPLPVPTRWRRRMIAMGSGEPTRTICSTLIAQAFESVRYPILPRIEASGDYSAREILHIRHHSLFAPRDFDLSPYFAVVKPTIERGFDYRSMVWGDDPAAAAEGVAS
- a CDS encoding undecaprenyl-diphosphate phosphatase gives rise to the protein MTLFDVAEAIILGIVEGLTEFIPVSSTGHLLLAAHFLKFEGSNSFEILIQLGAILALLAVYAEKLWRIAVALPHDREAQHFVIGVLLAFLPAAVIGALLHGFIKDYLFNVHIVCYALIAGGLVLIAIDEMPLQKRFANAYVMSLPTYFKIGLFQCLAMIPGVSRSGATIVGAMLLGADKRSAAEFSFFLAMPTMFGAFVFDLAKSYKTISFGDGTLIAVGFIAAFISGWFVVKGLLDFVSKRGFAVFGWWRIIVGVLGLAALYIWG